Genomic segment of Planctomycetaceae bacterium:
CGATCAGGACCATGAATGCAGGCAGATCCTGACATTCTGTTCCAAGTCCATATGACATCCAGGCGCCAAGTGAAGGACGACCTCGCAACTGGCGTCCGGTGTTCATCGCATTAATCGATTCGCCATGGTTATTGACCCCGGTGTGCATCGATCGAATCAAACAGATATCGTCGGCAACATCCCCCAGGTGCGGCACCAGTTCGCTCAGTTGCATTCCGCATTGCCCATAGGCCCGGAATCTCCAGGGGCTGCCAAACAATTTGCTGCTGGCTTCTCCTGCATTGTCGTACTTTATGTCGCCGGTAAACGTCTGCAGATGCCGCTTGCTGAGCTCCGGCTTGGGATCGAACATATCGATGTGGCTGGGCCCTCCCTGCATAAACATCGAAATCATAGCCGTCGCGCGAGGCGTAGAAGTCGTTGATTTTGGCCGCAGATCAAAGACGTGCGGCTGCAGATTTGGCTTGGGCGGCGCAGCCGCGGCCACTCGATTCTGCAGCCAGGCAGCGGCAAGACCACTCAATCCGAACAGCGATTGAGATATCCAGTGGCGTCTGGTGAAATGGGACATCGCATCTTGCCTCAGTGAATCAGTTTAGTCGACGTAAAGAAAGCCATTCGAACTCATCAGCGAATGACACAGATAAGCCAATGCCAGGCGATTTGTGTCCTGCGATCCTGCGTCCACAGGAGCAACAACCGATCCATCCCCGGTGACCAGATTCGCGTCTTCCGGGGATTGGAAGGATTGTACAAATGCAACAGCATCATCGACTTCCTGGTCAGATGGCGCATGACTGAAGAGCAACTGCCACGCAAGAACCACCTGAGCACGAAGATCAGCGGGCGTTTCCGTGATCAGTCGTTCTGCCATTGCCTGCGACGACTGAACCACGAACGGGTTATTCATCATCATCAGCGCCTGTGAAGGCCCGGTGGATGAAGGTCTCAGCTCACAGTTTGGTGTAACGATGGGCAGATCGAATGGCTCCAGAACCCCAAGCGGCATCGAGCGGCGTTGCTGGACGTAGATGCTGCGTCGGAATTCATCTTCGCCAAGTGAACTCTTCTTGCCAGAAGGACGACCGGCAGAGTCTCGATTGTCGTTCATCAGGACGATCTGTCCGATTTCATCGGGACTCACCGGAATGGGAGGGCCATACATCTTGTCCGATCGCAGTCCGCTGACACTCAGAAGTGCATCACGAACGATTTCAGATTCCAGCCGACGGACAGACATTCGACCGATCAGACGATTCTCAGGATCCACAGCATCCAGCTCCGGCCGATGCACTGAGGACTGCTGCCAGGCGGCTGAATTCAGGACAAGACGATGGAAATGTTTCAGACTCCAGCCCTGCGTCATGAAGTCGGCGGCCAGCCAGTCCAGTAATTCCGCGTGCGACGGCGGTTCACCCTTGATTCCAAAATCTGACGGAGTCCCGACGATCCCTCGGCCAAAATGGTGAAGCCAGAATCGATTCACAAGAACGCGGGCGACCAGAGGATGTTGTCCACTGGTCAGATGACGCGCGTAGGCTAATCGACGACCTGTCGTTTCAAGAGACTCATCATTCACCGGAATCTGCGTTTCGCCTGAACAAAGGATGGTCAGCTCTGCAGGAACAACCTCTTCTCTCGGCTGCTGATGATCTCCCCGACTGAAAATGGTGGTGACAGGAACCTTGCCGGCAACTTCCGTCAGGCACATGACGAGATCTTCGGCAGGTCGCTTCTTTTGAACTTCAGCGGTTAAGTCATCCCATTTCTTTTTGTGCCCATTCAGGCGATCTTTGAGATACAGATACACGGTACCGCGGTTCACATTCAGAAATGGATACTGCTTGATCAGGTTCTTATGCTGGTCGGTCCTCTTGTCGGCGGCTGTTTCCCGTGCTTCGCGGGCAACCGATTGAAGTTCTGCCGGCACTTTTTGAAGCTCACGTTCAAACGTGTCCGCAACAATCTGATCCAGCTCTTCTGTTCTTTTCGCCGCAACGTCTTTCAGTTCTTTGTCGACTTCATCGGCTGCAGCACGTGTCTCTGCTGACCACATTGAAACCAACCTTGCATTGGGAGATCGCCAGTTCTTCCAGTCATAGGCGGGTTCAAAGATGGCTCGCAGGCGATAGTAATCTGCCTGCGTAATTGGATCGTATCGATGTTCGTGACACTGTGCACAACCAACAGAAAGCCCAAGCAATGATGTCGACACGACCTTGATCGTCTCTGCCATGACATCATTACGAGCCACGTTCTGATCGACACTGCCATCTGCCGTTCCATCAGGAATCATGCGAAGAAAACCGGTGGCGGTCAGACAGGCGGCCTGATCCGGAGCCAGATCTTTGTAGGGTGGCGTCAACAATTCGTCCCCCGCCAGCTGCTCTACAATAAACTGATCCCACGGCTTATCTGCATTCAACGACTGAATGACATAGTCCCGATACTTGAATGCCCACTTCCTTTCCGGGTCCTTCTCCGTATATCCATCGCTGTCAGCATAACCAGCGACGTCCAGCCAGTGTCGCCCCCAGCGTTCGCCGTAATGCTCAGAAGCCAGCAGCCGATCAACAACTTCAGCCCAAGCATCCGGCGATTCCGAATTCACAAACTGAGCAACAACTTGCGGGGAGGGTGGCAGACCAATCAAGTCGAAGTACGCGCGGCGGATCAGAGTGGCTTTGTCAGCTGGCTCACTGAAACTCAACCCATGCGACTCCAGCTTTGCCAACAGGAACGCATCGATCGGATTACGTACCAGGTGCGAACCAGTGACATCAGGAACATTCGGCTGCGCAATCGGTTGAAATGACCAGTGGTTTCTTTCTTCTTCCAGCAGCAATGCCCCCGGTGATATCTGCTCCGGTTCTGATCGAGAAGTCTTAGCCCCGGCATCGATCCATCGAACAATCACAGCAAGCTCTTCCGGCGACACCTTTGCCTTGGAAGGCGGCATGTCCCCGGACGCAATCCGATCGTAAAGCAAACTGGAAGCGTGATCGCCCGCAACAATTGCAGGACCAGAATCCCCTCCCGACATCATCAGACGCACGAGCCGGGTATCGAGGCTGCCCTTCAACTCTGCTTCTTCACCATGGCAATGCCAGCAGTGCT
This window contains:
- a CDS encoding PSD1 and planctomycete cytochrome C domain-containing protein produces the protein MPLYRYSALLHVAFRSFACFLVTLVPASGNAEAQEPTPVFETEVRPILKEHCWHCHGEEAELKGSLDTRLVRLMMSGGDSGPAIVAGDHASSLLYDRIASGDMPPSKAKVSPEELAVIVRWIDAGAKTSRSEPEQISPGALLLEEERNHWSFQPIAQPNVPDVTGSHLVRNPIDAFLLAKLESHGLSFSEPADKATLIRRAYFDLIGLPPSPQVVAQFVNSESPDAWAEVVDRLLASEHYGERWGRHWLDVAGYADSDGYTEKDPERKWAFKYRDYVIQSLNADKPWDQFIVEQLAGDELLTPPYKDLAPDQAACLTATGFLRMIPDGTADGSVDQNVARNDVMAETIKVVSTSLLGLSVGCAQCHEHRYDPITQADYYRLRAIFEPAYDWKNWRSPNARLVSMWSAETRAAADEVDKELKDVAAKRTEELDQIVADTFERELQKVPAELQSVAREARETAADKRTDQHKNLIKQYPFLNVNRGTVYLYLKDRLNGHKKKWDDLTAEVQKKRPAEDLVMCLTEVAGKVPVTTIFSRGDHQQPREEVVPAELTILCSGETQIPVNDESLETTGRRLAYARHLTSGQHPLVARVLVNRFWLHHFGRGIVGTPSDFGIKGEPPSHAELLDWLAADFMTQGWSLKHFHRLVLNSAAWQQSSVHRPELDAVDPENRLIGRMSVRRLESEIVRDALLSVSGLRSDKMYGPPIPVSPDEIGQIVLMNDNRDSAGRPSGKKSSLGEDEFRRSIYVQQRRSMPLGVLEPFDLPIVTPNCELRPSSTGPSQALMMMNNPFVVQSSQAMAERLITETPADLRAQVVLAWQLLFSHAPSDQEVDDAVAFVQSFQSPEDANLVTGDGSVVAPVDAGSQDTNRLALAYLCHSLMSSNGFLYVD